The Falco biarmicus isolate bFalBia1 chromosome 1, bFalBia1.pri, whole genome shotgun sequence DNA segment AATGGTGTTCTGACATCTTTTCTACTGATAGGGATGTGGCTAAGTGGTGCTTGTTTGGGGTGTTTGTCTGTGGCTCTGAGCTAGATGTTGTTTCTTAAAGTGTGAAATATGGCAAGACTGCCAGGATGTGTGAGGGCTTGCAGCAGGCTatgggttttttggggtgggttggggttttttttggtagtttgaGATCTTGTTGCTAGGGCATTGTTGAGTCATTTTACTGATATATCTGGATCAGTTTATATCCTTCTTGTGCTGTGAAACTTAATTCCTTCTGTcattttccttcacattttgtttcctgGGCAACAACTTGGCTTCTGAAGCCAGTGCCTCTGTTTTTAATCCTTGCGCTGTTACTAAGATGATCAATAAATATTGATCCTGAAGTACTGACATTAAGTTTTAAAGCTGATCTCATACTAATTAATAGGAATACAAACCTCTGAGTTACTGCTTCAGACCGCAGCTATCACTACAGCAATGTTAAAATGGAACCATATTGCTTTTACAAGGAGTGCTGGCTGTTTTTTGGGTATTTTGAATATTGTCCTGAAATGCTAAATtgttatttaggaaaaaatttcATTGAGAAGagattattttgtatttatcatGGACTGAATGACCAGCGTGTTTAAAACAACACCAACTGATGCTGTTGTGTTTGCATCCATGCGCATCGGTTTTATTTCAATTTGGCTGCACTGTTGCCAAGCAACAAGTGCACGACTCCTACATTTGCCTGCCTACTCGCTGCTCTGTTATCAACTCATTTGTATTCCAGAAAAATACAGGGAAACCTAAATTTCAGTCTGCTTTATTGAAAGCAGTCAGAGTAAGAAGCCCTCTTGTTTGCACCTACCACAGGCAAAGTTTGGGTAGGGAGCATAGCCCTAGGACTTGGGAGTGCCATCTTACTTCCATGACcatctgcaggttttttgtatCCTATCTTCCCAGTCCTGTACCTGTATTCAGAAAAGCCCACAAGCCCATTTCCACTTCCAGGCTTTTACTGGCATGCTTAAGACTTTGAAGTCTGGGTAGCAAGTCATTCAGTATGGGGATTTGCAATTTGCCCCAAACAACTtctggaaaacagtattttttatagACTTGGTGTTCACTGAATAGTCTCATTACAGGTAAAACATTCTCTGAGCATTTGAGGTTGATTCCGTGTAGGTGTGTTGCATGCAGTAGCATTTGACATCCTGTGTGGAATTGCTCAGCAAAGGCACGTGTAGTATTTTGTGTAATTTCCTCAACTCAAGGTAGTTTAGTCATACCATCTCATTTTGTGATCTATGTCCTGCCTTGCAAGCTAAGCTGCTTTAAATAATGGGGCATTTCTGCTGGCCACTGAAGGTACCAGGTACATACTGCTTGTGATCTAGGTAGTCTAAACTTTGACTTGGATAACTAGTTCTTGTCTGCTTGAAATGTGTATGAAATGTTTGCCTttgaggttgggtttttttaaaagttttctgtcCTATTAGACATGGGGAGTCTTTTTTTGAGAGGGAGGAAGAACCACCTTTTTCTAGCATACAGAGTTACTCCTTAGGTGTTTGCAAGTTCTAAAGGGTAGGAAGGGGAAAGGTAGACCCTATGTTACTATTGTCTCATCAGATTATTGATAAATGATATTAGGAATACATCAGTgtcaaaaaaaatataatttgatttAACAATAATTTTCCCCCATAAGACATGAAGATTGAGCCAAATGTCTGCTTGAAATGGGTTTGTATAATAATAATCTATTCAGTGATACTACTATGCTTATTTGAAAAGAAGCACTGTCACTAATTCAGTTCAGTACAAACgtaactttatttttacttaaatgcCAATGAAATAACTGTACAAATTCATTGTGTAACATTCACTGttagaaattaaaacacattCCTGGTTATAGAAATACTGTTCACAATTGGAAAGTTGTGACTTCTCCGATACCAGTGGTTGTAAATGGTCTACAGCCCTCATTGACACCTAGGAGAAATAGGTAGAGGACTCCAGTCTCAGTAGTGaggttttctgggttttgcagCACCTTCATGCTACAATAACTGGAAATTAAATGGCctgaaatgaatggaaaacTTTGTATAAAGATTTGTAATACTAAGtgaataatactttttttcagttaacttgttcttcagttttcatttcatgctGTTTGCAAAACTTCATCTGTAGTATATCAAGTACCTTTGCcatataatttaaattattttcctagaGTGGACAGAACCATGCGTGCAACTATTTCTACTCACTGATGGTGCAGATGTCAAGGAGAATAGCATTCATGCTCACCCTTATAAAGCAAGATTTGGGTGTGTTCAATGCCATGGACTgagtgtgtttttttaaataacaagatTCAAGGATTGTTTCAGTGACAGCTTGATAACTAATTGTTTAATTGATTTGTTACATAACTTGTATTAGAAATTGGCTGACACTTCATTTTACTGGTCAGAACGTAGTAGTTTGATATATACTGGCTGATTAGAAATATTCTCTTAAGCATAATATATTAACATTTTGGATTTTTGGATGTCACTTGAAATAAAGTTAAGGAGTtccatttcattaatttatGTAGATAACTTCTTGTTGGAGAGTGCCATGGCATTGAACATCTTGTGTTTTCCTCTAatttgataattttttattttttttttaatatggataGTGAGAAAGAACTTGCCTGCAGTCTCTTAAGTCAAGACAGAGCAAAAAGAGATATCAGCCCCTACCCCTTTTCCCATGCTGAAGTTAGACCATGTTGCCTTCTCAGTTTACACCCTCTTAGTAGACATCATGGCATTGTCATAGTATTCCTAAATTCAAAGCTGTTgttcttcatatttaaaatatcctaATACATATGAAGCAAACATAGATACACATGCTAGCGATTTTTCTCAGGAATAACTTCTGATTAGTGAAACAGCTAGGTTTAGtgcctttatttttccccttccttttgcATGTCGTCGTAACTTACAAAGAATCTGTGCTGCTATATTACAAGAATTGCTCACTGGCAAGTCAAGCAAGACAATGCAGATATGATACAGGCCttctattttttccagttatttaaTGACAAAATCATACATAAAATCAGTACTTAAAATCCTGATGTTTTATTCTGTgcaagtaaaattaaaaatttaaatacaaaataagcacatttttaaaaacaaaatcatagGTTAGTTTTACTCAATTAAGACATATTAAAATAAGTAGCAGCTTAGTATCAAGACATTAGTGTGCACTTCTTTAATTAAAGAattgttattttctttagatCAGAGTCAGAACTTTGCATTTCTTGTActtttattcattatttcaaCTGGCTGTCGTCACTCCAGCTATGTATCACAGGAATAAACTCAGTAGTTTTCACGAGATACAAGCCCTTAGCCAATAAACACTGCCACTGCATTAAGCATTACAacataaaacaaatacatctcACAGGTACTTGCTTCGGAGGGCACGTGAGTATTCAGAGTATTTGTGGTGGACTCCTCTTTCCTTAAGGTAGCAGTTGTGCTTTGAGGCATTTTGGAGTAGTTTGTTGGCATTCCACTGGTGATACTTAAAGTCATAGGAGTGGTGGCTGGTCCTGTTGAACGAGTCAGGCTTGAGTTCAGCTCGGTTGAATCTTTGATGTAGATTGTGTgtgtggctgctgcttcttgagAGCTGACCTTCCGAGTTGTTAGATCTTCTGGGTAGAGGAGTAGTGGTCGGTCCGTGCTTGTAAACAGCAGGGTTTGGCTTAAGGTTGCCAAGGTGGTAACTTCCTTAGCTTTAAATTGTTTATGCATCTTTGTCATTGTGGTTGGATCAGTTGCCACTGGAGGAGCAGCCTTGTCTGCTGCCTTCATTCCTTTAATCATGAGGCTGGAGTCCATAGCTGTGGGAGCCACTGGAGATGGGGTGGCACTCATCCAGAGCACAGACTGGTTAGCACAGGGAGCCCCTATAACGTTGGCAGCTGTTCCCTGCACCCATTTAAGCAAATAAGGGATGTTTTGTTTATCGCTGCAGGACCATGGGTTGTTATATAGTGTTACTACTTGCAGCTGAAACAGCTGGTCAAAAGCTTTGTCGGGAATGTATGTGAACTTGTTGTTGTGCAGGTAGAGGCTTGTAAGGTGTTGTAGTCTCACCAGTGTTCCTGGAAGTATCTGGGACAAGAAATTATTGGATAGATCCACCGTCTCTATGTTATAGGGCATATTGGTTGGAACTGTCCAAAGCTTGTTGCTGCTGAGGTTGAGAAACTTCAGACTGCTCAGTGTGTTATTGATCAGAACAGCTCTTTCCACCATATTCCTGGAAACATCGAGCACTTTAAGATTCCACTGGTAAGCTGTATCAAGTTTCTGAAGAACTTTAATGTTGTTGTTTATGGCGTATAATTCCCATAAGGACTTGGGCAGGTGAGCAGGAACATTCTTGAGCCAATTATTTGAAATATCAAGGGTCCTCAGATTGGTGAATTTCGTTAACTGGTGATCAAGATCTACAAACTGGTTAAAGGACAGATTTAAATATGTAATGTTGTCTTGAAGTCCATGTGGCAGTACAGTTAAGTTTCTGCCTGAACAGTCCACATTCCTGTCGTTTCCTGAGCATGTACAGTTAGGAGGACAGATACCCAGAACAGTGGgtatgaaaaacagaaggaCCAGCAGACAGGTAGATGTATTCAATATCTGGTATTCCATTTTtgcctgaaaataaatacaccAAAACGACACCCTTTAAATCcatgtaatatattttatttctctataaGGGTTGTCTTTGCAATGACTGTTTGCAGgagaaattaagtaaaaatatCAATAAACCCCTTTGTGGCATGGTCCTTTTTAGAATTGTTCAAGAGAGACTTTACAAAGCATCCCTTCATCGACTGTCATGTTGTCTGGCAGAATGAGACTTGTTTTTTCATCTCCCTTTCCCCCTCAAGCTCAAATGAGGGCTTTCTTCCGAAAATGCAAGTCTCTTCCAAATGTTATACAATGTCTGCTTCTTGTTTTTAGTGATTTCAAGCCTATATTATGTTTGGAATAATGTGTTCTTTTATACAGGATGAAAAAATGGCTGTCAACTGGATCTGCTTTACAAATCTCTGCAGTAATGTAGCAGTCCCCCCCATACATGCATGCTATTTGCTTAAGTAGAATTGGTTAAAAAACATCTTAAATTGATAGGAATTTAGTTTGAAACATAAATTCCACATTCATGCTAGCATCTACgttattatttttccatcttataGTGTTAATTACATTCTCAGAGCTGGTAACACATGTTTGGAAGCTGAATTAATGTTAGTAAGAAATCTCTGACACTGCAGCAAATTTCTGGTGCAAGCATCTGTCATCAACtaataattttgttcttatttctgtcTCTAAATTTGTAGTCTGTTTTtgtggttaaaaacaaaaaacacaaacttACCTTAATCTCTTCTGCAATATCAGCACATCATTTCTGTGAAAGATTTAAGCTTAGAGGTCGTCCTGTTCTAGAGAGTAGCTACAGTTGCTGTCTGTGGATTGTGCTTGCCTCTTCAGCTGCATCGTATTGCTGCTAGCTGGGGCTCTGCAACCACCTGATCTGCACTACATTGGAGGACTGCAGAGCTGTCGTTGGTGCTGACTCAAATTTATTGCAAAGCGAGCATATTCAATAAAATTGTTGGTTTTTATAATTTGAGTTAGTTAACAACTTCATCTCTGTATTTTATGCTCTGTCAGTGCCTCAAAACATCTAAGATTGTCTACGTAAACAGTACTGAGTGAAATTCCTGTAGGCTGTTTTAGCCTGAGCTATGATTCCATTTGAATGTTCCTATTTAAAAAGTCTGTTGTGTTCCTTTTTTATCTTCAATTAACTTCTCCTGTAATACAGGTTAATGTTAATTTAGGCTTCCAATCTTAAGCTTTATTAAGCTACACTGCCAGAATAGCCTTTCATATTTTTGAATTGCTCAGTTTTCTACTCCTCAGATCAGGCTATCACTATATTGTCAGGTGTAATATAGCTCAGCTTGCAGGGTTTTACAGTTTTTTGTAGGAAATCTTTATCTGAATTTCTTAAAACAATATGGTAAGAGTGGATATAGTTTATAATACTGTCAATTTTAATGTAGCATATGCAACAAGCCTTAAAACAATCTTTGTGTAATTGGAATGCTATTCTTCAGGCATACACAGTCATATTGCTCAtataaacagtaagaaaaaattgtaaaaatctCTTCCTGCGTCCATTGTATGCACAGCAGCCTAGAATTGCATTTGCATAATGCAtgactttaatttttaatggtaatttaaagaattttaagttTATTGTGCAAACACATGCTCTCTGCAACATCCAGAAACATATTCCCTCCCCAGGCAAACTCAAAACTACAAACTCTTTGACGTTTTCCGGAGATGCCATGGAAAGCTAGCTTCAGCATCTAGCAGCTTCTTTCTAGAAATCCAAACCTTCAgtactggtttaaaaaaaaaaaagttaatttaccTCTGAGACCACCCTCCTACTTCCCACCAAGAAGTTAGCTTACCAAGGTGCATGGTTCTAGACAGGACAGAAAGTTTTGCTTGTACTCTGGGTCCAGAAAGGAATATGTAAAACACTTAGGCACCTTGACTTAAAAGGAATGTAGCATCcattaatttaatgtttttaagtttatattaataatattgAGTGCATTCTGAAACTACTGCTTCAGAGGTAGAAATTAGTGAATGCAGGCAACTAATTCTGTCAGTCATTTGCAAGGGTGTTCTACAAACTGTTCTATCCATAAAAATCCAAAGTATCTAGGTAAAAGAAAGCCTTTTTGTACTTGTTCTTCAAGTGTTTGGAGCCATTTCAGCTTTTTAGTGACCACTCTGTTAACCATTTACTCGCACTGTTCTCTGCTTTACCAGACAAAAGTGAGCGGAGATTTTATACCAGTAAACTTATTGGCAATATTTGATCTAAAGGAAGTCTCACTGCTCTTAGTAAAGGACAACTGACAGCTATTGGGAGGATTTGTTTGATACCTGTAATCTGTTGTTGCCCAGTCCTGTGCAGAAAATGGGCTTTTGTATAAATGACGATAGTCTGCATGTCGAGGCATTTAGATTTGGTTTAGAATTCAAGCTTTGTATCTAAGCAAATATTCAGTTGTGCTTTAAGTGACCAAAACATCTTTGAATTAGGaagctttattaaaattaaCTTGAATTCATTGCATTCACTTACACAGCCTAGTAGAACAAACAATTTTTAGTAGCCCTGAGAACATCTACAGCTGTACTGTTTCTTGAAAGCTCCATGTCCATGTGTTACGTGTAGGTATATACTGGCACATGAAGGTGTGGATACTGTTTTCTGTGGTCTCCAAAATCTGGAGTTGCTAGTTACAGATAACTAGTGGGCTCAATCCATACTGTATTTTGCAATTATTTGCTTCAGGCGGAAGCAGGTTGTTCCCTTTTGTGAAAGCTGAAGTCAAGTGAAGAAATGCTGGGGAAGTGCCTGCACTGTGGTCTCACAGTTCTGGTCTGCATcagcttctccttttttttttttcagttacttgaATACTTCATTTAAGAAATATGTGAAGTATGCTGGAAATCAATCTTGGCAGCCTACAAAGGGTGTtctggctgtggcagctggggCAGTGGCTCCTGAATCTCTTGAGTGAGTAACTCAGGTGGAGGCGGCAATTGTTCCTCTGCTTCTGAGTGAAATTCCTGGTACTTGCTGGGGTCTGAACTGTGACCCTCAGTTGGTTCCCTGAGCCAGTCAGGCGGAGGTGGCAGATCTAGGCATTCGGATAAGGCCGCTGCGGGAGGATAGGAGCTGCGTGCACAGCTTGCTGCTTCTGAGGTGGGCGCTGGAGATGCATCCTTGTTGGAAACTGAAAcggtggctgcagagcagtcTTCGGCCGGTGGAGACAACTGGCGGTTTTCATTGATGGTAGTGGGTTGGGGTGGTTTCTCCGATGCAGTGGGATGGTCATGGAAGTTTGTGTCTTGTTTCAATTTCCAAGGCAACATAAATAAAACTGATGAACGTTTGGTACCCTGGTCAGAGTCCGTAAAGACATCTGGTGTGTCTCCATCTGCAAATGGAGACCGACCTGCCCAATTTGAATCAACTACAACTGGCCTCTTGCAGCATTTCCACAGAAGAATGATAATAATAGCCATTATCATACTAATCAAAATGATGCCAATTATCAATGCTGCTATCCAGCTTCCATTGCTAGGTTCTGCATGTGCTTTGGGGAACTGAGGTGATGTTGTAACTGTCAGTGCTTTTCCAGATTTGTGTAAACTGGGTCCAGTTGCTTGCAGTTGATACAGAGGAGCTTTGTCTTCTGCTGGACTCCTGATACTGGTGTATGCATTTTGTTTATTCATGGAAGTGTTTTGAGATGTTGCTGTAGAAAGTGATTTCCAGATTCCTCCATAGACAAGAACCAGTATTACTTTGTTGTTGGCCATTTTCCTCCAGCCTCTTTAAATAtgtcctctcctgcagcaggaatGAAATAGAACATATTAACTTGAGAGCTGTGTTTGTTGTGTTGTTGCACTTTACTTACACCAGACAATTTTATGTTAATACTGTAGTAGTGAAAATAATATTAGacccaatttttaaaatttcatgccTGTTTCCATTTGCATAATCAGCAGGTTTGTTGCTAAATTTACAAATAACAAGCAGATTTTCAACATCATTGATCACACTAATTAAGTGacttttttaaagagaatgtatcttattattattatcttttttcaCCTTATCAGAAAAAGGCACCAGCAGAGAGGTTCTAACAGTGTTTCAGAATAACAACATGTATCAATCACAGAAATGGTTACGGACCTGGAGCAAAATATGAAACACTCGCAGAAGTATTGACAAACAGCATAGTCATGAGTAAAGGAAAGTGTCTTGTTTTGTGGCATGTAAACCAAGACCTAAGTAAAAGGCTCTTTACAGTTCTCTTAAACTTGTATTTCCTGTTCTTGCCTCTCTTCAGCAGTTAAAGGTAGAGcataacaattttttaaaaagcttcgAAATACTGATGCTGTAATGGAATGGCATTCTAATGTTACACTTTTTATAAATATCCTGCATGTGGAACGCTTTTTGTAATGGAAGAGATAGCGTTAAGGTTTTGGCATGGAACAGATTTCTTGTTGTTCTCATTTTAATATGCATAAATCTTTGTGGATTTACAaacaagcaaaattaaatttcagatgAAACAGTGTAAACACATATGAGTAGTAAATGAGTGCTCCTTGACAACGTTATGATCTAAATACTGTAAGGTTTATAATAGGTAAAAATgattctatttaatttttattgtgcCTCCCTCTTTCCAAAATATAGTCAAATAATACATACATGTGGAGTTCATGATTGTTCATAGTAACAAGATCAAACAACATGTGTTTGAAACCCTAATACTTCTAAGATACAGACATTCAATAAGAACTTTGCATATGCCCTGAATTTAGGACGTATGCAGTGCTGTACATAGTGCAGTTCCATTTCAAACCGAACAATACAAGTAGTAAGCCTTTCCATCTTGGAGTTGATTCTTACCTGCACATTTATCTTCGATCAAGCACGCATTGCCTTTTTCATTTGAAGCCTTAGGAAGACGGACTGTGTGCTGAAGTGAAGCAGCTTAAAATGGCTCATTTCATGTTGAAGTAGGTTTCTGCAGCTAAAGAGGAAGTGTACCAATACTTGCTGCAGGAAATGTCAAGAGTGAGGAGATTACTAAGAGCCTTATCTCAAGAGTTTGCATGCCTTATGAGCAAacttttcagctctgtttttatAAAACTCAGATATTTACACGTTTGTGGCTTTTGTCTGGTATGTGTGTATTATGTAGAAATTCATAAATACTTGTTTGCCTATCTTTGAAAATAGTTGTAGTTATCTCTCTGTGAGTCAAAAATTATGCAAGTTTGAATGGGATTTGAATCTTACTGGTTTAATTTCAGTTGTGAGTTTGGTGCACTGTCATGATTACTACAGGAAAAGCAACCTTCGGTTCATTACAGGGAGTCATAAAGAGCTATCTGATCCCGGGATGCTGCCTTGCTTACACATCTTCATTTGTGTAGTTGCATTAAATAATAGGCAGATAACTACAGATTTCACCCTTCTCCAGACCCCAACTCTCtatgttaattttctgtctgGACAACTTTTGTACCTGCTGCCACTGTTCAGGGCTGTGCTCTCTGAGCAGCTGTTTTCCCACTGTTTGCCTTTGTCCATACCATTTAGTGTAACACAGactatttccttttgtttccgTGAGCATTTTTGCCTAGAAAGGCTgcctggcaaaagaaaaaacccaacacaacaaaacccacatcaAAATAGGTTGTCACAGCATTTTGCAAGCGTATCCTGACAGTGCCAAGTAGCCACTGCCAGAccttctgcagcttcttcatctcctcctgcttttctttttgtgcctCTCTTCTGATTGCACTAGTTCTCTTTCAGactccccctgctcctgcatcAAACACAAATGCTGGTCTCATACTCACACTGTAACTTGGTTTCTTGCGTGGATTCCTTCATCTCATCCCCATTCTCTTCAACCCCCATCGTCTCCACCTATCTTTTGCCACGGTTCCCATCTCATTGacagttcttttttcttcctgtttttccttccttcactgATATGGTCAtgattctttccttttttgcctgcttttttcATGACACTGCTGGTTTACCCCTCTaatctgctgcctgcctgctaaCAATTTGCCGTGCCCTGTATGCAGAGTGGCTAGCTCTTACAGATTCATTCTCCTGTTTTAGTTCTGCTACCTTTCTAGCTGCGAGCAGGTTTACACCAGGTTAGATTCTCATGTTTGctatttcagattctttttttagTACTTGCACAACCTCTGCTGTTGCCTCCCGTGCTTGTGGTCATTTTTGGGAAGGAGAAGGTAACCTTCCCCCAACCACCCTACCCTTCAGCTCTCTGTCACCCGTGTGAGATGTTCTCGGTTCATCTCTGCTAAATACTAGGTTGTCATCACTGATCTGTCACAGTTTGCCCTTATTCTTCTCTTGGTTTTTCTCTTCATGTTTTACAAATGCCTGACATAATCCCATTCCACTTGTGTGTTGTGTTGCACCTCCTCCCTTTGAGCTCTAAGGTCTAAATATGTGGTTTATGGCAGATTGATTGGAATTTGCCCtgttgttggttggggtttaTTTTCCATCTCCGGTGATCTTATATTCTAATGACTCCCAGTTCTGGAGTAAGCTTGCAAACTCCTTCCAACTTTGTTTTCCGTACTGCACAAACTACCTTTGACATGGGCAGTTGCATTTCTTTGAGATCTTGCGCTCTCTTGGCTTCCATGATGCTGTTGTCTTgcttctctgttgcttttttacTTGCCTTTCAGCTAAGTGTATGGGTGATGAAATGGAATGCAAATGGGAATTCAGTCTTATGTCCTGATTCTTTCAAATTCATACAACCATCACTTGCAtcaaaaacatttattacaGATGCAGAGGGTGTTTAGACCTTTGACATTATGCAGGTGTAGCACTCGTAACCATAGTGCCACAGATTTTCTTTAACCGGAGAAGTAGCCTGTGAAAAGCTCATGCTTccttaaaataagaaagctCTGCTGTAGTGAGACCGGACACAGACATCACCCCAGAAACATGAGAAAATCAGGTGTCTCTGAGAAACTAAAAGTTGTGGTAGTTTTGAAGAAGTTTTTGGCATGTTCTAATTGGTTATATTAAGACACAGTGGAGTGTGTTCCCGTGCTGCAAGAAATCACAGCTAGTCATCAGAGGGAGCTTTGACTTTCAGCAAATGTTACAGGAATGTAATATTCCAAAATGCCGTGTGTAATATATCTTTGGCAATATTTTgacttagaaaaataatatcaCATAAGAcaagttatttaaaaactgaTGTTGCtagtttatttgaaataaatttgaaaCTGTTTTCGTACTCTGACATGTAATACAAACTTCATATATTCATATGCgaaataaaaacacaataaaTACGATACATATCTCAATCTCGTTCAAAAGCAATTAAGCTGGTTTAAGAAGTTCTAGATGGAAAAACCTGAAAGAGCATTTAGAGAGGGACTAGTTCCTGATTCAGCAATTGCATCAAAGTTGATACTGAAATaagtttttgttaaaaaagcAACTTGGTTATACCTGTGTAGCACCTTATGGAATGATATTTATTAGACTAACagtcctttcctttttgttttttgttctcCCCCACTAACGACCTTTCAGTATGGGCAGActtctgtaatttcattttatccCGTTCAGCTCCTGTCACCATGATTTCTGGTCAAAGGAGTAAAACCAGTCTTGACACTGTATGCAGAAAGCTATTCAGCACAATCTTACTCCCTTCTTGATCTACAAGTTGCTACAGCATTCCCACTATCATAAAAGAAAACCCCCTAAGGTCTGAATTTAGGTTTTCTGTGTCAAAATTCATGTTGTTACTTGAAAGCTAAGTTTTAGCCTTATATTAACgatgtaaaaagtaaaaatatgagTTTTGACCTGAGTATGAATTAAATCTCAACTACAAAATTGGTTAAGATGGGTTTGTGTGACTTCGATagtcttttttcctgttcattatGTATTTCTTTAGTGAGTTGCTCTGTAGTTTcatctttggttttcctctggATCACAGCATCTCTCCCTGATATTAGGTCCTGCATTATCAAGTCAGTTCCAGTTGTCTCCTTCGGCATTCTCTGCCACGTCCCTGCTGCAGTTGGCCAGAAGCTGTTAGTCGCCAGAATATCGCCATTGCTCCTGGGCCTGCGCTTCCCTTGCTGAGTTTTTTTGAGATACGAcattttgtttgctattacGACTGTTGACAGAAATAAGAAGGTGCAAATAAGCACAAGTACTGCTATTATAATGAAGCAAATTAGTATGAGAGACTTATTGTAGTCACATGTTTCTTTTGTCATTGTACTCTTGGGTTTGCTGGTATTCCCAGGTCCTCCGGTGGCAGGAACTGCCGCTGTGCTTCTGGCAGAGGAAGATGCTGCATTTTGGGCTGTTGTGGAGGATAAGGATCGCAGGGTGCTTGTCTGCATTTCAGAGGTAgtcattttgctgctgaaattcTGGCTCGGAGGAGAatttgt contains these protein-coding regions:
- the EVI2A gene encoding protein EVI2A isoform X2, translated to MKTKRHNNPHFTFPVVIIFSLCLHASANHTHYPWAINETQSPVSQNLSGSHNIKKANTNSPPSQNFSSKMTTSEMQTSTLRSLSSTTAQNAASSSARSTAAVPATGGPGNTSKPKSTMTKETCDYNKSLILICFIIIAVLVLICTFLFLSTVVIANKMSYLKKTQQGKRRPRSNGDILATNSFWPTAAGTWQRMPKETTGTDLIMQDLISGRDAVIQRKTKDETTEQLTKEIHNEQEKRLSKSHKPILTNFVVEI
- the EVI2A gene encoding protein EVI2A isoform X1, which gives rise to MANNKVILVLVYGGIWKSLSTATSQNTSMNKQNAYTSIRSPAEDKAPLYQLQATGPSLHKSGKALTVTTSPQFPKAHAEPSNGSWIAALIIGIILISMIMAIIIILLWKCCKRPVVVDSNWAGRSPFADGDTPDVFTDSDQGTKRSSVLFMLPWKLKQDTNFHDHPTASEKPPQPTTINENRQLSPPAEDCSAATVSVSNKDASPAPTSEAASCARSSYPPAAALSECLDLPPPPDWLREPTEGHSSDPSKYQEFHSEAEEQLPPPPELLTQEIQEPLPQLPQPEHPL
- the OMG gene encoding oligodendrocyte-myelin glycoprotein is translated as MEYQILNTSTCLLVLLFFIPTVLGICPPNCTCSGNDRNVDCSGRNLTVLPHGLQDNITYLNLSFNQFVDLDHQLTKFTNLRTLDISNNWLKNVPAHLPKSLWELYAINNNIKVLQKLDTAYQWNLKVLDVSRNMVERAVLINNTLSSLKFLNLSSNKLWTVPTNMPYNIETVDLSNNFLSQILPGTLVRLQHLTSLYLHNNKFTYIPDKAFDQLFQLQVVTLYNNPWSCSDKQNIPYLLKWVQGTAANVIGAPCANQSVLWMSATPSPVAPTAMDSSLMIKGMKAADKAAPPVATDPTTMTKMHKQFKAKEVTTLATLSQTLLFTSTDRPLLLYPEDLTTRKVSSQEAAATHTIYIKDSTELNSSLTRSTGPATTPMTLSITSGMPTNYSKMPQSTTATLRKEESTTNTLNTHVPSEASTCEMYLFYVVMLNAVAVFIG